One window of the Candidatus Acidiferrales bacterium genome contains the following:
- a CDS encoding transketolase C-terminal domain-containing protein translates to MRTAFIRTLIELARNDKRIFLLVGDLGYGVVEPFAQEFPDRFINVGVAEQNLTGIAAGLALSGKIVFTYSIANFSTLRCLEQIRNDVCYHNADVKIVAVGGGVAYGALGVTHHGTEDIAILRALPNMKVLCPADPVEAELATRAIAAAPGPAYLRLGKSGEPRIYRTPPVFEIGKAIEILPGKEVVVLATGSVVRNAIEACQNVAENGIEVGIYSVHTIKPLDQELIAKLAFQTRLMITVEEHSHLGGLGSAVAEIFTEVPNLRCQLKRIGLPDAFFQEVGSQEFLLSRYLSAAALEESIMESCSLGKGTSLGASAIGS, encoded by the coding sequence ATGAGAACGGCATTCATCCGAACCCTGATCGAGTTGGCACGGAACGACAAACGCATTTTCCTTCTGGTTGGCGACCTGGGATATGGAGTGGTAGAGCCGTTCGCTCAGGAGTTTCCCGATCGCTTCATCAATGTCGGCGTGGCCGAACAAAACTTGACCGGCATTGCTGCCGGCCTGGCGCTCTCGGGAAAAATCGTCTTTACCTATTCCATCGCCAATTTCTCCACGCTGCGCTGCCTGGAGCAAATCCGGAACGATGTGTGCTACCACAACGCTGACGTCAAGATCGTCGCGGTGGGCGGAGGCGTCGCCTACGGGGCGTTGGGAGTGACCCACCATGGCACGGAAGACATTGCCATCCTGCGTGCGCTTCCCAACATGAAGGTGCTTTGTCCTGCGGATCCGGTCGAGGCTGAGCTGGCTACCAGGGCCATTGCTGCCGCGCCCGGCCCGGCTTATCTCCGCCTGGGGAAGAGCGGCGAGCCAAGAATCTACCGGACGCCGCCTGTCTTTGAGATTGGCAAGGCCATCGAGATCCTGCCCGGAAAGGAAGTGGTTGTCCTCGCCACCGGATCCGTCGTCCGAAACGCCATCGAGGCCTGTCAAAACGTGGCGGAAAACGGCATCGAGGTGGGAATCTACAGCGTACACACCATCAAACCTCTCGACCAAGAGTTGATCGCCAAGCTCGCCTTCCAAACCAGGCTAATGATTACGGTCGAAGAACACAGCCATTTGGGAGGACTGGGAAGCGCCGTGGCTGAAATCTTCACGGAAGTGCCGAATCTACGTTGCCAGTTGAAGCGCATTGGTCTTCCCGATGCGTTCTTCCAAGAGGTGGGAAGTCAGGAATTCCTACTATCGCGCTATTTGTCCGCCGCCGCGCTCGAGGAATCGATCATGGAATCATGTTCGCTTGGGAAAGGAACCAGTCTTGGAGCCAGCGCCATTGGATCGTAA
- a CDS encoding transketolase, translated as MTQNGCQELAVRIRSHVLRMTHRARSSHVGSCLSIADLLAVLYGRVLRLDPRRPDWSERDRFLLSKGHAAAALYAVLAERGFFPARWLETYCQDDSRLAGHITHHGVPGVEVSTGSLGHGLPIGCGMALAGKREGRPCRVFVLLSDGECDEGSTWEAGLFAPHHRLDNLVAIVDYNKIQSLGRVKEVLDLDPLGDKWRAFGWSVREIDGHDYEQIDDALLSVPFEAGRPSCIIAHTVKGKGVSFMENQLAWHYKSPSAEELGQALAELGTAE; from the coding sequence ATGACGCAGAACGGGTGCCAGGAGCTTGCCGTGCGCATTCGCAGCCACGTTCTGCGGATGACCCATCGGGCACGGTCTTCGCATGTGGGCAGTTGCCTGTCGATCGCCGATCTGCTGGCGGTGCTCTACGGGCGTGTCCTGCGCCTCGATCCTCGCCGGCCCGACTGGAGCGAACGCGATCGCTTCCTTCTGAGCAAAGGCCATGCTGCCGCAGCGCTCTACGCGGTTTTGGCCGAGCGCGGTTTCTTCCCGGCGAGGTGGCTCGAGACCTACTGCCAGGACGATTCGCGGCTGGCCGGGCATATCACCCACCACGGTGTCCCCGGGGTAGAGGTTTCGACCGGCTCTCTGGGCCATGGCCTGCCCATCGGCTGCGGCATGGCCCTGGCCGGCAAACGAGAGGGGCGTCCCTGCCGGGTCTTTGTGCTCCTGAGCGACGGCGAGTGCGACGAAGGTTCCACATGGGAAGCGGGGCTGTTCGCACCACATCATCGCCTGGACAACCTCGTTGCGATTGTGGACTACAACAAGATTCAGAGCTTGGGCCGGGTCAAGGAAGTGCTCGACCTGGATCCGCTCGGTGACAAATGGCGTGCGTTTGGCTGGTCGGTGCGGGAGATTGACGGGCACGATTACGAGCAAATTGACGATGCCCTGTTGAGCGTGCCGTTCGAAGCGGGCCGGCCGAGCTGCATCATCGCTCACACGGTCAAAGGCAAAGGCGTCAGCTTTATGGAGAACCAGCTTGCCTGGCACTACAAGTCGCCCAGCGCCGAGGAGCTGGGCCAGGCACTGGCTGAGCTGGGGACAGCCGAATGA